In the Vicugna pacos chromosome 24, VicPac4, whole genome shotgun sequence genome, one interval contains:
- the ZNF396 gene encoding zinc finger protein 396 — protein sequence MSAKLRESSKLLPRTSEDPDCIMVVKMEEGGQAGNTVSGRHWSSFYSSETYRQRFRQFDYQESSGPREALSRLRELCCQWLRPEVHTKEQILELLVLEQFLAMLPEELQAWFQENRPESGEEAVAMLEELEEEHDGEVEQVFFGQNEDMLAKKLPTCEITQETPRSQLKPTKKQLPWASKELHSLKQNDKDTGAINVKSASRQKTSSGKEPHYKVSNTLHVNASQSFTFRGSCEQERKSERRQGSRTRKKQHKCDECGKVFSQSSALNLHQRIHSGEKPYTCDVCAKAFSRSAVLIQHRRIHTGEKPFKCHECGKAFSQSSNLFRHRKKSHQCYEGIKAFTENFFNRGEDTGTNTPCKI from the exons ATGTCTGCAAAATTGAGAGAGTCGTCAAAACTCCTTCCACGAACTTCTGAGGACCCTGACTGCATTATGGTGGTGAAGATGGAAGAGGGAGGGCAGGCCGGCAATACAGTCTCTGGCCGCCACTGGAGCAGCTTCTATAGCTCAGAGACCTACCGCCAGCGGTTCAGGCAGTTTGACTACCAGGAATCGTCTGGGCCCCGGGAGGCCCTGAGCCGGCTCCGCGAGCTGTGCTGTCAGTGGCTGAGGCCGGAGGTGCACACCAAGGAGCAGATCCTGGAGCTGCTGGTGCTGGAGCAGTTCCTggccatgctgcctgaggagCTGCAGGCCTGGTTTCAGGAGAACCGGCCAGAGAGTGGAGAGGAAGCCGTGGCGAtgctggaggagctggaggaagagcATGACGGGGAGGTGGAACAG GTCTTTTTTGGGCAAAATGAAGACATGCTTGCAAAGAAGCTACCGACTTGTGAGATCACTCAGGAGACGCCGCGTAGCCAGCTGAAGCCCACAAAAAAGCAGCTGCCATGGGCATCGAAGGAGCTTCACTCCTTAAAGCAAAACG ATAAAGACACCGGAGCTATAAATGTGAAATCAGCTTCAAGGCAAAAGACTTCTTCAGGCAAAGAACCACATTACAAAGTTTCTAACACCCTTCATGTGAATGCTTCCCAGAGTTTCACATTTAGAGGATCCTGTGAACAAGAGAGAAAGTCTGAAAGAAGACAAGGAAGCCGTACTCGAAAAAAACAACACAAGTGTGATGAATGTGGCAAAGTCTTTAGTCAGAGCTCAGCCCTTAATCTACATCAGCGAATCCACAGTGGGGAGAAACCTTATACATGTGACGTGTGTGCAAAGGCTTTCAGCCGGAGTGCAGTCCTGATTCAGCATCGACGAATCCACACTGGAGAAAAACCCTTCAAATGTCacgaatgtgggaaagcctttagtCAGAGCTCAAACCTCTTCCGACACAGGAAAAAGTCTCATCAGTGTTATGAGGGAATCAAAGCATTTACTGAGAACTTCTTCAACAGGGGAGAAGACACAGGCACCAATACTCC ATGCAAAATATGA
- the ZNF24 gene encoding zinc finger protein 24, with product MSAQSVEEDSILIIPTPDEEEKILRVKLEEDPDGEEGSSIPWNHLPDPEVFRQRFRQFGYQDSPGPREAVSQLRELCRLWLRPETHTKEQILELVVLEQFVAILPKELQTWVREHHPENGEEAVTVLEDLESELDDPGQPVSLRRRKREVLVEEIVSQEEAQGLPSSELDAVENQLKWASWELHSLRHCDDDARTENGALAPKQEIASAVESHEVPGTLNIGVPQIYKYGEACFPKGRFERKRNPSRKKQHICDECGKHFSQGSALILHQRIHSGEKPYGCVECGKAFSRSSILVQHQRVHTGEKPYKCLECGKAFSQNSGLINHQRIHTGEKPYECVQCGKSYSQSSNLFRHQRRHNAEKLLNVVKV from the exons ATGTCTGCACAGTCAGTGGAAGAAGATTCAATacttatcatcccaactccagaTGAGGAGGAAAAAATTCTGAGAGTGAAGTTGGAGGAGGATCCTGACGGCGAAGAGGGGTCAAGTATCCCCTGGAACCACCTCCCTGACCCGGAGGTTTTCCGACAGCGATTCAGGCAGTTTGGATACCAAGATTCACCTGGGCCCCGTGAAGCTGTGAGCCAGCTTCGAGAACTTTGCCGTCTATGGCTCAGGCCagagacacacacaaaagaacaaatcttGGAGCTGGTAGTACTGGAGCAGTTTGTTGCCATCCTACCCAAGGAGCTACAGACTTGGGTTCGAGAGCATCATCCAGAGAATGGAGAGGAGGCGGTGACAGTGCTGGAAGATTTAGAGAGTGAACTAGATGACCCTGGACAGCCG GTTTCTCTTCGTCGACGAAAACGGGAAGTGCTAGTAGAGGAGATAGTATCTCAAGAAGAAGCGCAGGGATTGCCAAGTTCTGAGCTCGATGCCGTGGAGAACCAGCTCAAGTGGGCATCCTGGGAGCTCCATTCCCTGAGGCACTGTG aTGATGATGCTAGGACTGAAAATGGAGCTCTAGCTCCAAAGCAGGAGATCGCTTCAGCAGTAGAATCTCATGAAGTTCCTGGCACTCTCAATATAGGTGTTCCTCAAATTTATAAATATGGAGAAGCCTGTTTCCCCAAGGGCAGgtttgaaagaaagagaaacccCTCTCGAAAGAAACAACATATTTGTGATGAATGTGGAAAACACTTCAGTCAGGGCTCAGCCCTTATTCTTCATCAGAGAATCCACAGTGGGGAGAAACCCTACGGATGTGTTGAATGTGGGAAAGCATTCAGCAGGAGCTCCATCCTTGTGCAGCACCAGAGAGTCCACACTGGAGAAAAACCTTACAAATGTCTTGAATGTGGAAAAGCTTTTAGCCAGAATTCTGGGCTCATTAATCATCAAAGAATCCATACTGGGGAGAAACCTTATGAATGCGTTCAGTGTGGGAAATCCTATAGTCAAAGCTCAAACCTTTTTAGACATCAGCGAAGACACAATGCAGAAAAACTTCTGAATGTTGTGAaagtttaa